A region of the candidate division WOR-3 bacterium genome:
CTGCCATTAACATTGGATAGTTAGTAGAAAATTCTCGGGAAAAATACGCTAATCCCACTTGTAATGGTCGAATCGAATCTGAATGAGTTACTATCAAGGGCCAAAAGAATGAATTCCAACTGGCAATAATATCAAAGATTGCAATTGTGATAATCGGCGCTTTGGATAAAGGCACAACAACCTGCCACAGGGTTCGAAATTGACCACAACCATCAATCTTTGCTGCATCAAATAAATCTTGAG
Encoded here:
- a CDS encoding ABC transporter permease subunit, yielding QDLFDAAKIDGCGQFRTLWQVVVPLSKAPIITIAIFDIIASWNSFFWPLIVTHSDSIRPLQVGLAYFSREFSTNYPMLMAASTLAILPLVILFFFAQKQIIESYARSGLKE